In the genome of Conger conger chromosome 8, fConCon1.1, whole genome shotgun sequence, one region contains:
- the LOC133134871 gene encoding pericentriolar material 1 protein-like isoform X7, which yields MATGGAPFDSTDEQELANWTLGNGSLDDRLNNMDWDVPQKKANRSSEKNKKKFGAVVESRLTNDISPESTPGAGRRRARTPHSFPRSQYSAQMSVPEQAELDRLKQRINFTDLDERSIGSDSQGRATAANNQRQLSENKKAFNFLPLHVNTNKSRELAASACGGEVAKRQSAGRDILTGVPGKDALHAEWSSLLEDGTGEPGIDSSQVVSRLVQIREYIAMACCMPDDLVEKNDIPANVEHLAHLIDHLKEQEKSCLKFLQKLLARENEEDDIRTIDSAVGSGSVAESTSLNIEVHSEASDATGRDLHGEAKEELENLRKQHELLKHMLLQQEQLRALQGRQAALLAMQQKAEQAIAVMDESVVTETTGSVSGISITSELNDELNDLIQRFHNQLHDSQTKAVPDNRRQAQSLSLTREVARSRGPPGADPASLPCAEMAQLQELQDKKQTMDKILQELHTLRDHTLNNNSCRLTQAPSQRSSSGPVLSRGANGRGVTRLDPPASQHSPETDCHPAQKLRKLKEVHKRLNELRELVHYYEQTSDMMVDTVNENVKDEDTEEDSIFEPMFDSEQENMEPITNLRNPQRPGNWMDMNSLTGAHGNGNQDGRLNTEREINNRSAANLRSLNIPSAIECQYNLDRSRGEEGGEMEERPRGRAGAAGGGGSSGDSRRSSREEDPEFLQKVHRLRSAKEKLRHLQQLVAMVQSDDTDDATANASSVADDDGPNQQPNNRRAAGPKPQKDLTLTEKEREKFYEAKLKQQQQELRQLHDERQHLINIKGEIQDLRWACPDLQPPAAVSHGPAPTGHAPAAASTPAVNASGAALNRTVEPTATAAPDNKLWAEMHRHQILREHLRQRRKHLESLMEEHQRRKVLNDSPHAGQGTPQAPEHPGRDERTMAAWGGASPGVHDEYEDDVLLEVGPELEEEEEADTSSSEDFPSYSSRKRRSHSSRKSRDRSLQTSDPRSASGSARPSPRSRQEEQEEQQQEERSMSRRRQENPRWASELSFLEEKRHWQEQISQLQKQLDFSTSMCQTLMQDQQALSYMLPSLMSASYSMLPNSVGSPPVHLVMHQLNQCYAQLAWQQSNVQRLKQVLTDLQKQQQSQPMEQSPTQDPSPTFPPLHLPPPLNALNLPGLGNYSYLPPGFGYSPVFPPGMGEFYQNPGAQDNSSPPQGDANGESVCFPQPFESSMGSGDKRNRMKSEGGSNPVTPGPADPSEQPRRGGARQQPPRVPGARQTGGALMGSLSSVPDPSDPTTVTKSFRSKKASAQALLASRDKTPKAQTRRRRGKTHGRKAGCAVPGLESDSVSSVSDYHGKDKAVQSQGRESERPEKILEKLTQEKRSSKPQVKTSNDLSSAYAWRTPFLSNRIACTEVQDTSSDFSLFEALRETIYSEVATLISQNESRPHFLIELFHELQLLNTDYLRQRALFALQDIVSRHLTEKDVGEEPTASLSSAAWAASNSELTPSESVATSDADVSEKNMAKALHVSKNHNDDGVSLDDESILSTSSNLDPFASDDLGNTVIHLDKAMARMREYERMKLSDAASASSTIPTADPRAPAPLPGPPEGQDILGQMFSGVRCPQIDTQQLDRQIKAIMSEVLPFLQEHMEDVCSTQLLTTIRRMVMQLTQQNDESKEFVRFFHKQLGGILQESLSKFCGRTLKECGEDLLVAISETLFNELAFFRLMQDFDCGTAAPPKRKFGKREGAMMARRSAPMTRENKSPEDQSFAEGFHDEDKTEICVVLQDKDDTEKGNVTIEPETKESRSSDASEREEEEEDDDDSEGLPLSIRLSKAETQPLTNYGSGEDENEDEELEEFQAGPADVQTSLQASSDLASHQEQKTNEIQEDGRHKGKFAEGATECCEVSSARSDSAEGQEQSRPTAAARPENHPPCPGPSQSQPLSPEATPTCSPDTDSPVMINEDEVGSGNLSQKSDEDDFVKVEDLPLRLAVLSEERLKMTAEEQQQPNNVSPDKPGGIVGDCQTVKEAETAGAQSA from the exons ATGGCAACTGGCGGAGCACCATTTGACTCTACTGATGAACAGGAGCTGGCAAACTGGACCTTAGGGAATGGGAGTCTGGATGACCGATTGAACAATATG GACTGGGATGTTCCACAGAAGAAAGCTAACAGGTCATcagagaaaaacaagaaaaagttTGGCGCGGTGGTGGAAAGTCGGCTGACCAATGACATCTCCCCGGAATCCACCCCGGGGGCGGGGCGCCGACGGGCTCGTACCCCCCACTCGTTTCCCCGCTCCCAGTACAGCGCCCAGATGTCTGTCCCCGAGCAGGCTGAGCTGGACCGCCTCAAACAGAGGATCAACTTCACCGATTTAGACGAG AGAAGCATTGGAAGTGATTCTCAAGGCCGGGCCACTGCTGCAAATAACCAAAGGCAActctctgaaaacaaaaaggCCTTTAATTTCCTGCCGCTGCACGTCAACACTAATAAGAGCAGAGAGCTCGCTGCTTCAGCCTGCGGCGGTGAAGTTGCTAAGAGACAGAGCGCCGGTCGAGATATCTTGACCGGGGTCCCAGGCAAGGATGCCCTGCACGCTGAGTGGTCATCTCTGCTTGAGGACGGAACAGGAGAACCAGGCATCGACAGCAGTCAG GTTGTCAGCAGGCTCGTTCAGATTAGGGAGTATATCGCCATGGCCTGCTGCATGCCAGATGACCTGGTGGAAAAAAACGATATCCCAGCCAATGTTGAGCATTTAGCACATCTAATAGACCATCTAAAGGAGCAGGAAAAGTCCTGCTTGAAATTTCTACAAAAGTTGTTG GCTCGAGAGAACGAGGAAGACGACATTCGCACCATCGACTCCGCGGTCGGGTCCGGCTCCGTGGCAGAGAGCACGTCTCTGAACATAGAGGTGCATTCCGAGGCCTCGGATGCCACG GGGCGGGACCTGCACGGCGAGGcgaaggaggagctggagaaccTGCGGAAGCAGCACGAGCTGCTGAAACACATGctgctgcagcaggagcagctgcGGGCGCTGCAGGGCAGACAGGCTGCGCTGCTGGCCATGCAGCAGAAGGCCGAGCAGGCCATCGCTGTCATGGACGAGTCCG TCGTCACTGAAACTACAGGCAGTGTCTCTGGAATCAGCATCACGTCTGAGCTGAACGACGAGCTGAATGACTTAATCCAGCGGTTCCACAACCAGCTCCATGACTCGCAG ACGAAGGCGGTGCCGGACAACAGGCGACAGGCCCAAAGCCTGTCGCTCACGCGGGAGGTGGCCCGTAGCAGGGGCCCTCCTGGGGCCGACCCCGCCTCCCTCCCCTGCGCCGAAATGGCCCagctgcaggagctgcaggACAAGAAGCAGACCATGGACAAAATCCTGCAGGAGCTCCACACCCTGAGAGACCACACTCTAAACAACAACTCCT GTCGGCTGACCCAGGCCCCGTCTCAGAGAAGCAGCTCTGGGCCAGTCCTCAGCAGAGGGGCCAACGGCCGCGGAGTGACCAGACTGGACCCCCCCGCCTCCCAGCACAGTCCCGAAACAGACTGCCACCCGGCCCAGAAACTCAG GAAGCTGAAGGAGGTCCATAAGCGGCTGAACGAGCTGCGGGAGCTGGTGCATTACTACGAGCAGACCTCGGACATGATGGTGGACACGGTCAACGAGAACGTCAAGGACGAGGACACCGAGGAGGACTCCATCTTCGAGCCCATGTTTGACTCTGAGCAGGAGAACATGGAGCCCATCACAAACCTACG AAACCCACAGCGTCCAGGGAACTGGATGGACATGAATAGCCTGACCGGCGCCCACGGCAACGGAAACCAAGATGGACGGCTAAACACGGAGCGCGAGATAAACAACCGCTCGGCCGCCAACCTCAGGAGCTTGAATATCCCATCCGCCATCG AGTGTCAGTACAACCTGGACCGCTCCCGCGGTGAGGAGGGCGGGGAGATGGAGGAGCGCCcccggggcagggcgggggcggCGGGAGGTGGGGGCAGCTCCGGGGACAGCCGCAGGAGCAGCCGGGAGGAGGACCCGGAGTTCCTGCAGAAGGTGCACCGGCTCCGCTCGGCCAAGGAGAAGCTCCGCCACCTGCAGCAGCTGGTCGCCATGGTGCAG AGTGATGACACGGACGACGCCACGGCTAACGCTTCCAGTGTCGCCGATGACGACGGACCGAACCAGCAACCCAACAACAGGAGAGCCGCAGGCCCAAAGCCTCAGAAAGACCTGACTCTCACGGAGAAAGAAAG AGAGAAGTTCTACGAGGCGAAgctgaagcagcagcagcaggagctgaGGCAGCTCCATGACGAGCGCCAGCATCTGATCAACATCAAGGGCGAGATCCAGGACCTGCGCTGGGCGTGTCCCGACCTGCAG CCTCCCGCGGCGGTTAGCCACGGCCCCGCGCCGACAGGCCACGCCCCTGCGGCCGCCTCCACGCCCGCCGTCAACGCCAGCGGAGCTGCGCTCAACCGCACCGTAGAGCCCACCGCCACGGCTGCCCCCGACAACAAG CTGTGGGCGGAGATGCACAGACACCAGATCCTGCGGGAACACCTGAGACAGAGGAGGAAGCACCTTGAATCTTTAATGGAGGAACACCAGAGACGCAAAGTGCTCAACGACTCCCCCCACGCCGGCCAGGGGACGCCGCAGGCCCCGGAGCACCCTGGGAGAGATGAGAG GACGATGGCTGCGTGGGGCGGGGCGTCGCCAGGGGTGCATGACGAGTATGAAGACGACGTGCTGTTGGAGGTGGGGCCTgagctggaggaagaggaggaggcggaCACGAGCTCCAGCGAAGACTTCCCCTCGTATTCCAGCCGAAAGCGCAGGTCTCACAGCTCGAGGAAGTCACGAGACCG CTCCCTGCAGACCTCGGACCCGCGCTCGGCAAGCGGGAGCGCCCGGCCCTCCCCCAGGTCacggcaggaggagcaggaggagcagcagcaggaggagcgcAGCATGAGCAGGAGGCGGCAGGAGAACCCGCGCTGGGCCTCGGAGCTGTCCTTCCTGGAGGAGAAACGCCACTGGCAGGAGCAGATCTCCCAGCTCCAGAAGCAGCTGGACTTCAGCACCTCCATGTGCCAGACCCTCATGCAGGACCAGCAG GCCCTGTCCTACATGCTCCCCTCCTTGATGAGCGCCTCCTACAGCATGCTGCCGAACAGCGTCGGATCTCCGCCGGTGCACCTCGTCATGCACCAGCTCAACCAGTGCTACGCGCAGTTGGCATGGCAACAGAGCAACGTTCAAAG ACTGAAGCAGGTGCTGACTGACctgcagaagcagcagcagtctCAGCCGATGGAACAAAGCCCAACTCAGGATCCCAGTCCCACATTCCCGCCTCTCCACTTACCTCCCCCGCTAAATGCCCTCAACCTGCCCGGGCTCGGAAACTACTCCTATCTGCCTCCCG GGTTTGGCTACAGCCCTGTGTTTCCCCCGGGCATGGGGGAGTTCTACCAGAACCCTGGGGCCCAGGATAACAGCTCGCCCCCGCAGGGCGATGCTAACGGCGAGAGCGTCTGTTTCCCCCAGCCTTTCGAGAGCTCCATGGGCAGCGGGGACAAACG GAACAGGATGAAGAGCGAGGGCGGCAGCAACCCTGTGACCCCGGGCCCCGCGGACCCCAGCGAGCAGCCCCGGAGAGGCGGGGCCAGGCAGCAGCCTCCCAGAGTCCCCGGGGCCAGACAGACTGGCGGTGCGTTGATGGGGAGCCTCAGTAGCGTCCCGGACCCCTCGGACCCCACCACCGTCACCAAGTCCTTCAGATCCAAGAAGGCCTCTGCCCAGGCCCTCCTGGCCTCCAGAGACAAAACGCCCAAGGCCCAGACCCGCAGGAGGAGGGGCAAGACTCACGGCAGGAAGGCAG GGTGTGCTGTTCCAGGCCTGGAGAGTGACAGCGTGTCCAGCGTGAGCGACTACCACGGCAAAGACAAGGCTGTGCAGTCTCAGGGCAGGGAGAGCGAGCGTCCTGAGAAGATCCTGGAGAAGCTCACTCAGGAGAAGCGCAGCAGCAAACCCCAGGTCAAAACCTCCAACGACCTCTCGTCCG CATATGCTTGGAGGACACCTTTCCTCTCTAACAGAATTGCATGCACTGAAGTACAAG ACACCAGCAGTGATTTCTCCCTCTTCGAGGCTCTGAGGGAGACCATTTATTCAGAGGTGGCGACTCTGATCTCCCAGAACGAGTCCCGGCCGCACTTCCTCATCGAGCTGTTCCACGAGCTGCAGCTGCTCAACACGGACTACCTGCGTCAGAGAGCGCTGTTCGCCTTACAG GACATCGTGAGCAGACACTTGACGGAGAAGGATGTGGGGGAGGAGCCGACGGCGTCTCTGAGCTCTGCGGCCTGGGCCGCCTCCAACTCCGAGCTCACGCCCAGCGAGAGCGTGGCCACCAGCGACGCA GATGTTTCTGAAAAGAACATGGCCAAGGCGCTCCACGTGAGCAAGAACCACAACGATGACGGAGTCTCGCTGGACGACGAGAGCATCCTGTCGACCTCGTCCAACCTGGACCCGTTCGCCAGCGATGACCTGG GGAACACGGTGATACACTTAGATAAAGCCATGGCTCGGATGCGGGAGTACGAGCGCATGAAGCTTAGCGACGCCGCCTCGGCCTCCTCCACCATTCCCACCGCCGACCCCCGGGCCCCCGCCCCGCTGCCAG GTCCCCCAGAAGGCCAGGACATCCTCGGGCAGATGTTCTCCGGGGTCCGCTGCCCCCAGATCGACACGCAGCAGCTGGACCGGCAGATCAAAGCCATCATGTCCGAGGTCCTGCCTTTCTTACAG GAGCACATGGAGGACGTCTGCTCCACCCAGCTCCTCACCACTATCCGCCGCATGGTGATGCAGCTCACGCAGCAGAACGACGAGAGCAAGGAGTTCGTCCGCTTCTTCCACAAGCAGCTGGGAGGCATTCTACAG GAGTCTCTGTCCAAGTTCTGTGGGAGGACGCTGAAGGAGTGTGGGGAGGATCTGCTGGTGGCCATTTCAGAAACCCTGTTCAACGAGCTGGCCTTCTTCCGCCTCATGCAGGACTTCGACTGCGGAACAGCCGCTCCTCCCAAGAGGAAATTCGGGAAGAGGGAGGGTGCCATGATGGCCAGAAGATCTGCGCCTATGACCAGG GAAAATAAATCACCGGAAGACCAGTCATTCGCAGAAGGCTTTCATGATGAGGACAAA ACGGAAATCTGTGTGGTATTGCAGGATAAGGATGACACGGAAAAGGGGAATGTCACCATCGAACCCGAGACAAAGGAGAGCCGGAGCAGCGACGCGtccgagagagaggaagaggaggaggacgatGATGATAGCGAAGGACTCCCCCTATCAATAC GCCTGTCGAAGGCGGAGACCCAGCCTCTGACCAACTACGGCAGCGGGGAGGACGAGAACGAGgacgaggagctggaggagttcCAGGCGGGGCCTGCGGACGTGCAGACCTCCCTGCAGGCCAGCAGCGACCTGGCCTCTCACCAGGAGCAG AAAACAAACGAGATCCAGGAAGACGGAAGGCACAAGGGGAAGTTTGCCGAAGGGGCTACAGAATGCTGTGAGG tgaGCAGCGCTCGGTCGGACTCAGCGGAGGGGCAGGAACAGAGCCGGCCCACAGCAGCTGCCCGCCCCGAAAACCACCCCCCCTGCCCGGGACCCAGCCAATCGCAGCCGCTCTCCCCGGAGGCCACGCCCACCTGCAGCCCCGACACCGACTCGCCCGTCATGATCAATGAGGAT GAGGTTGGCTCAGGAAATTTAAGCCAGAAGTCTGACGAAGACGATTTTGTCAAAGTGGAAGATTTACCTTTACGACTCGCTGTCTTGTCAGAG GAGCGGCTTAAAATGACCgcagaagaacaacaacaacccaaCAACGTGTCTCCAGACAAACCAGGAGGCATTGTGGGAGATTGTCAGACCGTTAAAGAAGCAG AAACGGCTGGGGCCCAAAGTGCATGA